One genomic region from Kamptonema formosum PCC 6407 encodes:
- a CDS encoding CBS domain-containing protein, with the protein MHLNGLPIYSSALEQAIDRHPLTVAPDTYLIDVLALMSQVRSSCELPSWYQFCQLDTIHDPSAIGEARASCVLVMEGLQLLGVFTERDIVRLTANGISLNSVRIAEVMTRSVITLKQSDSQDIFTALSILRQHRIRHLPIVDDRGLLMGIVTPESIRQALQPVNLLTSLRYVTDVMTSEVIYALKTASVLNLAQLMARHRVSCIVIVEEKNRYQNYRKPRKEKPFELTQFLAPRATQRENSRPIFASFSPNNCTSSEFGTNWEKGELWTEEEFPIPPYQSPIPQVEYPIINTKLLMPVGIVTERDIVQFHALELNLSQIQAADVMSSPLFCLAPSDSLWIAHQEMQRRRVRRLVVAGSEGELLGIVSQTSLLQVLNPSEMYGVIELLQQAVDDRTAELKKANEQLQQEILVRQRAEEALRQAHDNLKKQVEERTAELSTTNELLRRDIIKRQRVEEALRRKEARFRTQAHQLEQTIRKLQQTQTQLIQTEKMSSLGQMIAGIAHEINNPVNFIYGNLSHINYYIKEMLSVLQLYQQHYPDPVPEIQAAAEDVDLNFMVKDITKILSSMQLGSERIREIVLSLRNFSRLDEADMKLVDIHEGIESTLLILQHRLKPQSGFSPIVILKDYGKLPRVECYAGQLNQVFMNILSNAIDALEEAHGQWSIGKEKSKESGQLPIDDFLLPHPTIRITTSVLDADWVAISIADNGPGISQEIRHQLFDPFFTTKPIGKGTGLGLSISHHLVVEKHGGILECISAPGKGTEFVIQIPLHPQCRRPI; encoded by the coding sequence ATGCACCTTAACGGCCTGCCTATTTATTCGTCAGCTTTGGAGCAAGCCATCGATCGCCATCCTTTAACAGTTGCTCCCGATACCTACCTGATCGATGTCCTAGCTCTCATGAGCCAAGTACGTAGCAGTTGCGAACTGCCCAGTTGGTACCAATTTTGTCAATTGGATACCATTCATGACCCCAGCGCGATCGGCGAAGCACGAGCTAGCTGCGTCCTGGTGATGGAAGGGTTACAGCTCTTAGGTGTTTTCACCGAGCGAGATATAGTCAGGCTCACCGCCAACGGCATCAGCTTGAACTCAGTCAGAATTGCCGAAGTAATGACACGCTCCGTAATTACCCTCAAGCAATCCGACTCCCAAGATATTTTTACAGCCCTATCTATATTGCGCCAACACCGGATTCGCCATCTACCCATTGTTGACGATCGCGGACTACTAATGGGCATAGTCACCCCCGAAAGTATTAGACAAGCGCTACAACCCGTCAACTTGCTAACTAGCTTGCGCTACGTCACAGACGTAATGACATCCGAAGTTATCTACGCGCTAAAAACTGCCTCCGTACTCAACCTCGCGCAACTAATGGCACGCCATCGAGTCAGTTGTATTGTGATTGTCGAAGAGAAAAATCGGTATCAAAACTATAGAAAACCACGAAAAGAAAAACCTTTTGAACTGACGCAATTTCTAGCTCCCAGAGCAACACAGAGGGAAAATTCAAGACCAATATTTGCGTCTTTTTCTCCTAATAATTGCACTTCATCCGAATTTGGTACTAATTGGGAAAAGGGGGAACTGTGGACAGAAGAAGAATTCCCAATTCCCCCCTATCAAAGTCCAATTCCTCAAGTTGAATACCCCATAATCAACACCAAATTATTAATGCCTGTAGGCATTGTCACTGAGCGAGATATTGTGCAGTTTCACGCCCTAGAACTGAATTTATCACAAATACAGGCTGCTGATGTCATGAGTAGCCCTTTGTTTTGTCTGGCTCCCTCAGACTCATTGTGGATAGCTCATCAGGAAATGCAGCGCCGTCGAGTACGTCGCTTAGTCGTAGCTGGAAGTGAAGGCGAACTTCTGGGAATAGTTTCCCAGACAAGTTTACTGCAAGTTCTCAATCCCTCTGAGATGTACGGAGTGATCGAACTTTTGCAGCAAGCCGTTGACGATCGCACTGCTGAATTAAAGAAAGCCAACGAGCAATTGCAGCAGGAAATTTTAGTACGTCAGAGAGCAGAAGAGGCTTTGCGCCAAGCTCATGATAACTTAAAAAAACAAGTTGAAGAAAGAACTGCGGAATTATCAACCACAAATGAATTGCTAAGGCGGGATATTATTAAGCGTCAGCGAGTAGAAGAAGCATTACGGCGAAAAGAAGCTCGTTTTAGAACTCAAGCCCATCAATTAGAGCAAACTATTCGTAAGTTGCAGCAAACCCAAACTCAACTGATTCAAACAGAAAAAATGTCCTCTCTCGGACAAATGATCGCTGGTATTGCCCATGAAATTAATAATCCTGTTAACTTCATCTATGGCAATCTTTCCCATATCAACTATTACATCAAAGAAATGCTAAGTGTGCTGCAACTTTATCAGCAACATTATCCAGATCCCGTCCCGGAGATTCAAGCAGCAGCCGAAGATGTCGATCTCAATTTTATGGTGAAAGACATTACCAAAATTTTGTCTTCAATGCAGTTAGGATCGGAGCGTATACGAGAAATTGTCCTATCGCTTCGGAATTTTTCCCGCTTAGATGAAGCGGATATGAAGTTAGTGGATATTCACGAGGGGATTGAGAGTACGCTGCTGATTTTGCAGCATCGGCTGAAACCTCAAAGCGGATTTTCTCCGATTGTAATTCTCAAAGACTATGGAAAACTGCCTCGCGTGGAGTGTTATGCTGGACAGTTAAATCAGGTATTTATGAATATCCTGAGTAATGCTATTGATGCTTTAGAAGAAGCACATGGACAATGGAGCATAGGCAAAGAGAAGAGCAAGGAAAGCGGACAATTGCCTATAGATGATTTTCTATTGCCACACCCTACAATTCGGATTACTACCTCTGTTTTAGATGCTGATTGGGTAGCTATTTCAATTGCTGACAATGGACCCGGTATTTCCCAGGAGATTCGCCACCAATTATTTGACCCTTTCTTTACTACAAAACCTATTGGTAAAGGAACTGGGTTGGGATTGTCTATTTCTCACCACTTGGTAGTTGAGAAACACGGGGGAATTTTGGAATGTATTTCAGCACCTGGAAAAGGAACAGAGTTTGTGATTCAGATTCCTCTCCACCCACAGTGTCGGCGACCAATTTAG
- a CDS encoding TetR/AcrR family transcriptional regulator, with amino-acid sequence MSMKQEKTTAAIGRPREFDTDEALNRAMHVFWRKGYLGTSLSDLTEAMGINRPSLYAAFGNKESLFRKALDRYTNGPSAYVYEALKEPTARRVVERIMQGVVDLGTDSRNPPGCLWVHSTLSCGDPADPMAQELSAYRASIEASLCKRFEQAISEGDLPVDSDPAALARFVLTVNCGMSVLAATGANREELLQVVETALRSWPQ; translated from the coding sequence ATGAGTATGAAACAGGAAAAAACCACTGCGGCGATCGGCAGGCCCCGCGAGTTCGATACTGATGAAGCACTAAATCGGGCAATGCACGTATTTTGGCGAAAGGGCTACTTAGGCACGTCCCTCTCGGATCTGACGGAGGCTATGGGTATCAACCGCCCCAGCCTCTACGCTGCCTTTGGCAACAAAGAATCTCTATTCCGCAAAGCCCTCGATCGCTATACCAATGGGCCATCAGCCTATGTTTACGAAGCGCTCAAAGAGCCAACGGCGCGTCGTGTTGTGGAGCGGATTATGCAGGGAGTCGTTGACCTGGGAACGGATTCGCGGAATCCCCCCGGATGTCTTTGGGTTCATAGCACCCTTTCCTGCGGAGATCCGGCAGACCCGATGGCGCAGGAGTTATCGGCATACCGCGCCTCAATCGAAGCCTCTCTGTGTAAGCGTTTCGAGCAGGCGATTTCGGAGGGCGACTTGCCTGTTGACTCCGATCCTGCGGCTCTTGCTCGGTTTGTGCTAACTGTCAATTGTGGAATGTCAGTTCTGGCGGCGACTGGGGCCAACCGAGAGGAATTATTGCAGGTGGTCGAGACAGCTTTGCGATCGTGGCCGCAGTAG
- a CDS encoding 3-oxoacyl-ACP reductase family protein, translating into MSPKNLTGKVALVTGGSRGLGAAIAQRLAQDGAAVAITYTSSPQKADEVVLAIESAGTKALAIRADSADIEAVKNAVTETVKAFGRLDILVNNAGIAVMAPIDEFSMDDFDRLIAVNVKGVFVATQEAVRHMTEGGRIIMIGSVNSDLVPFVGGSVYALTKGAIASFTRGLARDLGPRGITVNNIQPGPIDTDMNPAEGPFADSLKSTMALQRYGRTEEVAAMVSYLASPEAAFVTGASLKIDGGFAA; encoded by the coding sequence ATGAGCCCCAAAAATCTCACAGGAAAGGTGGCATTAGTTACAGGTGGTTCTCGTGGTCTGGGGGCAGCGATCGCCCAACGTCTCGCACAGGATGGCGCAGCCGTCGCCATTACCTATACCAGCTCACCGCAAAAAGCCGATGAAGTGGTGCTCGCGATCGAATCAGCAGGTACCAAAGCCTTGGCCATCCGCGCTGACAGTGCTGATATCGAAGCGGTAAAAAACGCTGTCACTGAGACAGTAAAAGCATTTGGTCGCCTCGATATCCTGGTAAACAACGCGGGCATCGCCGTTATGGCCCCAATCGACGAGTTCTCAATGGATGATTTCGATCGCCTGATAGCGGTTAACGTCAAGGGTGTCTTCGTAGCAACCCAGGAGGCCGTCCGTCACATGACCGAAGGCGGACGGATAATTATGATCGGCAGCGTAAATAGCGATCTTGTCCCCTTTGTCGGCGGCTCCGTCTACGCTTTAACCAAAGGTGCGATCGCCAGTTTTACGCGCGGTCTCGCCCGCGATCTCGGCCCTCGTGGCATCACGGTAAACAATATCCAACCCGGCCCCATAGACACTGACATGAACCCAGCAGAAGGGCCCTTTGCCGATAGCCTGAAAAGCACAATGGCCCTCCAGCGCTACGGCCGCACCGAAGAAGTTGCCGCTATGGTTTCCTATCTCGCCAGTCCCGAAGCCGCCTTCGTCACGGGTGCAAGTCTGAAGATTGATGGTGGTTTCGCAGCCTGA
- a CDS encoding CBS domain-containing protein, which translates to PPHSSPSSLSSPSSPSSPSPLFLTPAEATVMALGIHVDTGSLTFDHATARDANALAWLMEQGASLRVIAEYVDPGLSPQLHDLLTISLENLQSETLRGYTVGWVLLTTETFVPGLSSLASRLLDLTENDALLLANVYSQKESEDPTVLNRLTIIGRSRIEETNLNELFKSLGGGGHSRAASVSLRDVEPLIILTQLVDQLKAQIPYPPTARELMSSPVRTIRPEISVGEAHRILLRYGHSGLSVVDDRDRLVGIITRRDIDIALHHGFSHAPVKGYMTPQLKTIAPDTVLPEIESLMVTYDIGRLPVLENGQLVGIVTRTDVLRELHQQKDKGKLGEGVGKKQRELLFCSLPESIKQLLATSLNPQLDQFLSETAKIAEQRGWQLYLVGGAVRDLLLAASENSLSLTDIDLVVDGYHDLEVENVDRVQEKSIVNTEEEREYSVVNYPINNPTVKNHSLQSPAVELASALQELYPAARLDVHGQFQTAALLWHKDSELDSLWVDIATARTEFYPYPAANPEVEASSIRQDLYRRDFTINALAVRLNHPRAGELLDFFGGLEDLKGRKIRVLHANSFIEDPTRIYRAVRFAVRLGFQIERQTEGYIRHAVDSGIYYRIQGENDRAPALETRLKSELKHILQAPYWKSALQMLGDLGALRCIHPTLDLDRHLLWQLRLVDRYLKIRNKAEKNGSEKEVKSPIANQLQGININDWLIRLEVLIAYLAPDYRGKVAANLQLPVDSVKLLQDLEEEKIKLMASLPMCNLPSKLVLMLRNYQLPMLILIAVQCPRRERRQIWEYLTKWANITPPLNGNDLKALGYKPGPQFKQMLDDLLVATLDGALSDRVSAISFLAAHYPRS; encoded by the coding sequence TCCTCCCCACTCCTCCCCATCCTCCTTATCCTCCCCATCCTCCCCATCCTCCCCATCCCCCCTATTCCTCACTCCCGCTGAGGCAACAGTGATGGCATTAGGTATTCATGTTGATACAGGTTCTCTTACTTTTGACCACGCTACAGCACGAGATGCTAATGCTTTAGCCTGGTTAATGGAACAGGGAGCGAGTTTGCGTGTAATTGCTGAATATGTCGATCCCGGTTTATCTCCTCAATTGCACGATTTGCTAACAATTTCTCTAGAAAATTTACAGTCAGAAACTCTGCGGGGATATACAGTAGGCTGGGTGTTGCTAACTACTGAAACCTTTGTTCCGGGATTGTCTAGTTTGGCATCTCGCTTGCTAGATTTGACCGAAAATGATGCCCTGTTACTAGCTAACGTTTATTCTCAAAAAGAATCGGAAGATCCTACTGTTCTCAATCGCTTAACTATTATTGGTCGGTCGCGGATTGAGGAAACTAATCTTAATGAGTTATTCAAATCTCTAGGAGGTGGCGGTCACTCTCGTGCTGCTTCTGTCTCTCTCCGAGACGTTGAACCCCTAATCATTTTAACACAATTAGTTGACCAACTCAAAGCTCAAATTCCCTACCCGCCTACTGCTCGTGAGTTGATGTCGTCTCCAGTGCGAACAATTCGACCTGAAATCTCTGTCGGCGAGGCTCACCGGATTTTACTACGCTATGGTCACTCTGGTCTTTCAGTTGTGGACGATCGCGATCGCTTAGTTGGAATTATCACTCGCCGCGATATTGATATTGCCCTACATCACGGTTTCAGTCACGCCCCCGTTAAAGGCTATATGACACCTCAACTCAAAACTATTGCACCTGATACTGTACTACCAGAAATTGAGTCTTTGATGGTGACTTATGATATTGGGCGTTTACCTGTTTTAGAAAATGGTCAGCTAGTAGGAATTGTCACCCGTACAGATGTGCTGCGAGAATTACACCAGCAAAAAGATAAGGGGAAATTAGGAGAGGGAGTAGGAAAGAAGCAGAGAGAATTACTATTTTGCTCTTTACCTGAATCGATTAAACAGTTGCTGGCAACCAGTCTCAATCCTCAACTAGATCAATTTTTATCGGAAACTGCCAAGATAGCAGAACAACGCGGCTGGCAACTTTATCTTGTCGGTGGAGCAGTTAGAGATTTGTTACTTGCTGCTTCCGAAAATAGTTTATCACTGACTGATATTGACTTAGTAGTAGATGGATATCACGATTTGGAAGTGGAGAATGTCGATCGAGTTCAAGAAAAATCAATTGTTAATACAGAAGAAGAGCGAGAATATTCAGTTGTTAATTACCCAATAAATAATCCTACAGTAAAAAACCATAGTCTACAATCTCCGGCTGTGGAATTAGCTTCAGCTCTACAAGAACTTTACCCTGCTGCTCGTTTGGACGTTCACGGTCAATTTCAAACTGCTGCTCTTTTGTGGCACAAAGATTCTGAATTAGATTCGCTTTGGGTAGATATTGCTACTGCTCGTACTGAGTTCTATCCTTATCCCGCAGCTAACCCTGAAGTTGAGGCAAGTTCTATTCGTCAAGACCTTTACCGCAGAGATTTTACAATTAATGCTCTAGCTGTGCGGTTGAACCATCCCCGTGCTGGTGAATTGTTGGATTTTTTTGGAGGTTTGGAAGACTTAAAAGGTCGGAAAATTCGAGTTTTACACGCTAATAGTTTTATCGAAGATCCCACTAGAATTTATCGTGCTGTCCGGTTTGCGGTGCGGCTAGGATTTCAGATTGAGCGACAGACAGAAGGATATATTCGTCATGCTGTAGATAGTGGGATTTATTACCGAATTCAGGGGGAAAATGACCGCGCTCCGGCATTGGAAACGCGGCTGAAAAGTGAGTTGAAACACATTTTGCAAGCTCCCTACTGGAAATCAGCTTTGCAAATGTTGGGGGATTTGGGGGCTTTACGTTGCATTCATCCAACTTTAGATTTAGATCGGCATTTGTTGTGGCAGTTACGTTTGGTAGATCGCTATTTAAAAATAAGGAATAAGGCTGAAAAAAATGGTAGTGAAAAAGAGGTGAAATCGCCTATAGCTAATCAATTACAAGGAATTAATATCAATGATTGGCTAATACGATTAGAAGTTTTAATTGCTTATTTAGCACCAGATTATCGAGGTAAGGTAGCGGCAAATCTTCAATTACCTGTGGATAGTGTGAAGTTACTACAAGATTTGGAAGAGGAAAAAATAAAGTTGATGGCATCTTTACCAATGTGCAATCTGCCTAGTAAATTGGTGTTAATGCTGAGGAATTATCAGTTACCAATGTTAATTTTAATAGCAGTGCAGTGTCCGCGCCGGGAACGGCGGCAAATTTGGGAATACCTCACTAAGTGGGCAAATATTACTCCGCCTTTGAATGGTAATGATTTAAAGGCTTTGGGCTATAAACCAGGGCCACAGTTTAAGCAAATGTTGGATGATTTGTTAGTAGCGACTTTGGATGGGGCGCTGAGCGATCGCGTTTCTGCTATTTCGTTTTTAGCTGCCCATTATCCGCGATCGTAA
- a CDS encoding DHH family phosphoesterase — protein sequence MKLILCHTTADFDALGAAVGLCVLHPGSRIVLTGGCHPTVRDFLALHRDEYPLIERRSVNPKLIRSIAIVDTTARDRLGKAAEWLDLPHLQEITVYDHHLNIHLDIPATTTHIEPVGATTTLIVEKLRLAEKSGGGGGAGGQGERGEAGEAGGGGRGVRKVKSSLSSPSSPSSPSS from the coding sequence GTGAAGTTAATTTTGTGCCACACTACAGCAGATTTTGACGCTCTTGGAGCCGCAGTCGGGCTTTGTGTGCTACATCCTGGCAGCAGGATTGTCCTGACTGGAGGGTGCCATCCCACTGTCCGAGATTTTTTAGCTCTCCACCGAGACGAGTACCCGTTAATCGAACGTCGTTCGGTCAATCCAAAACTAATTCGTTCTATTGCCATAGTAGATACTACAGCTCGCGATCGCTTGGGAAAAGCTGCTGAGTGGCTGGATTTACCCCACCTACAAGAGATTACTGTCTACGACCATCACCTCAACATCCATCTGGACATCCCAGCTACAACTACCCACATAGAACCAGTAGGCGCTACTACCACTCTGATTGTAGAAAAGCTCCGTTTAGCAGAAAAGAGCGGGGGGGGCGGGGGGGCAGGGGGGCAGGGGGAGAGGGGGGAGGCGGGGGAGGCGGGGGGAGGAGGGAGGGGAGTGAGGAAGGTTAAATCTTCCCTATCTTCCCCATCCTCCCCATCCTCCCCATCCTCCC
- the psbZ gene encoding photosystem II reaction center protein PsbZ translates to MLLSILFQLVLTALVVLSFVMVVGVPVAYASPQNWNQSKSLLYLGSGIWIVLVLAVAALNFLVV, encoded by the coding sequence ATGTTGTTATCAATCTTGTTTCAACTTGTTTTAACGGCTTTGGTTGTGTTGTCCTTTGTGATGGTTGTTGGCGTACCCGTCGCCTATGCCTCTCCTCAAAACTGGAACCAATCTAAAAGCCTACTTTACCTTGGTTCTGGTATCTGGATCGTTCTTGTGCTTGCTGTGGCGGCTTTGAACTTTTTGGTGGTTTGA
- the ribH gene encoding 6,7-dimethyl-8-ribityllumazine synthase, with protein sequence MAVFEGNFTETESFKFAFAIGRFNDLITSKLLEGAQDCLKRHGVDPNPHGTQVDYVWVPGSFEVSMVAHQMALTRRYDAVICLGAVIRGQTPHFDFVAAEVSKGIAAASFQTGVPVIFGIVTADTMQQALERAGIKSNKGWDYAMAALEMASLMRQIKGQGGDSHSQLAGAPTAAQALSIAGNRAIAPEILE encoded by the coding sequence ATGGCCGTTTTTGAGGGGAATTTTACTGAGACAGAATCTTTTAAGTTTGCATTTGCGATCGGTCGCTTTAATGATTTGATTACTAGCAAGCTGTTGGAAGGTGCTCAAGATTGTTTAAAGCGTCATGGTGTAGATCCGAATCCTCACGGTACTCAGGTGGATTATGTTTGGGTGCCAGGAAGTTTTGAGGTGTCTATGGTTGCTCACCAAATGGCTCTCACTCGCCGCTACGATGCGGTAATCTGTTTGGGGGCTGTGATTCGAGGTCAAACTCCTCATTTTGATTTTGTGGCGGCTGAGGTGTCTAAGGGTATTGCTGCTGCTAGTTTTCAGACTGGGGTACCGGTAATTTTCGGTATTGTGACGGCGGATACGATGCAGCAAGCTCTGGAACGAGCAGGAATTAAAAGCAATAAGGGCTGGGATTATGCAATGGCGGCTTTGGAAATGGCGAGTTTGATGCGTCAAATTAAGGGTCAAGGTGGGGACTCCCACAGTCAACTTGCTGGGGCCCCAACTGCTGCTCAAGCTTTGTCGATTGCCGGAAACCGGGCAATTGCGCCGGAAATCTTGGAATAA
- a CDS encoding glutamate-5-semialdehyde dehydrogenase yields the protein MTSEDSTSTQASISAARRAYQASLELAGVKGTVRAAALQAMARELKARQNDILEANTLDLEASREMAIPELIVEWLKLTPERVQTTVQILQRLGEMPDPIGKVVSASYQADQCQVYCQQIPLGVIALIYEAFPELAAIAAGLCLKSANSLILKGGTEASHSNTVIAEALQSAIDEVGLPVGSLEILPADRGASIRDLVTQDQYINLIIPYGRPSLVQQVVRQSTAPALRSAMGNCYLYWSPTGSLEMARWMILDSHQSEPDPVNAIEKVLIDPNQKPSSLVRLWNSLKEKGFEIRGDADLVADFPELRLAEVVEWNQPYLNKTVAFKVVEDLEAAIAWINRYSSGHADSIATESYQESREFALDVNSASTFINASPRFSRYQNRGDAIFLGMSNQKGYRRGLIGLKTLTTLKHIVQGNGQF from the coding sequence ATGACAAGCGAAGATTCTACCTCGACACAAGCTTCGATAAGTGCTGCTCGCCGCGCTTACCAAGCCTCATTAGAATTGGCGGGGGTTAAGGGGACTGTTCGTGCTGCGGCTTTGCAGGCGATGGCGCGGGAACTTAAAGCTCGGCAGAATGACATTTTAGAAGCAAATACTCTGGATTTAGAAGCTAGTCGGGAGATGGCAATCCCCGAATTGATTGTAGAGTGGCTAAAACTCACGCCAGAAAGGGTGCAAACAACAGTGCAGATTCTCCAGCGACTAGGAGAAATGCCCGATCCAATTGGCAAAGTGGTGAGTGCTTCTTACCAGGCAGATCAATGTCAGGTGTACTGCCAACAGATTCCCCTGGGAGTAATAGCTTTAATTTACGAAGCATTCCCGGAGTTAGCAGCGATCGCAGCGGGTTTGTGTCTGAAAAGTGCTAATAGTTTAATTCTCAAAGGGGGAACTGAGGCGAGTCACTCGAATACGGTAATTGCGGAAGCTTTACAGTCAGCGATCGATGAGGTGGGTTTGCCTGTAGGCTCTTTAGAAATATTACCTGCCGATCGCGGTGCGTCAATTCGAGATTTAGTCACCCAAGACCAATATATAAATTTAATAATTCCCTACGGTCGCCCTAGTTTAGTACAGCAAGTAGTGCGACAGTCTACCGCGCCAGCGTTGAGGTCGGCTATGGGTAATTGTTATCTCTATTGGTCGCCTACTGGTAGTTTAGAAATGGCGAGGTGGATGATTTTAGATAGCCATCAAAGCGAACCAGATCCAGTGAATGCGATCGAGAAAGTGTTGATTGACCCAAATCAAAAGCCTTCTTCTTTAGTGCGACTGTGGAATAGTTTAAAGGAGAAAGGCTTTGAAATCAGGGGGGATGCCGATTTGGTGGCGGATTTTCCTGAGTTGAGACTGGCTGAGGTGGTGGAGTGGAATCAGCCTTATTTAAACAAAACAGTAGCGTTTAAGGTTGTAGAGGATTTAGAGGCTGCGATCGCATGGATTAATCGGTATAGCAGTGGTCATGCAGATAGTATCGCGACAGAATCTTACCAGGAAAGTCGCGAATTTGCCTTGGATGTTAATAGTGCTTCTACTTTTATTAATGCCTCGCCTCGATTTTCACGCTATCAAAATCGGGGAGATGCTATCTTTTTGGGAATGTCTAATCAAAAGGGCTATAGGCGAGGATTGATTGGCCTGAAAACTTTGACGACTCTTAAACATATTGTTCAGGGGAATGGACAATTTTAG
- the psbA gene encoding photosystem II q(b) protein produces MTTTLQQRESANVWERFCEWVTSTDNRIYIGWFGVLMIPTLLTATICYIIAFIAAPPVDIDGIREPVAGSLMYGNNIITGAVVPSSNAIGLHFYPIWEAASLDEWLYNGGPYQLVIFHFLLGVFCYMGREWELSYRLGMRPWICVAYSAPVAAATAVFLIYPIGQGSFSDGMPLGISGTFNFMIVFQAEHNILMHPFHMLGVAGVFGGSLFSAMHGSLVTSSLLRETTEAESQNYGYKFGQEEETYNIVAAHGYFGRLIFQYASFNNSRSLHFFLGAWPVVGIWFTALGISTMAFNLNGFNFNQSIIDSQGRVVNTWADVINRANLGMEVMHERNAHNFPLDLAAGESTPVALVAPAING; encoded by the coding sequence ATGACAACTACCTTACAACAGCGCGAAAGCGCTAACGTTTGGGAGCGCTTCTGCGAGTGGGTAACATCCACCGACAACCGGATTTACATCGGTTGGTTCGGCGTTCTGATGATCCCCACCCTCTTAACCGCCACCATCTGCTACATCATCGCCTTCATCGCCGCTCCTCCCGTTGACATCGACGGTATTCGCGAGCCCGTTGCAGGTTCCTTAATGTACGGAAACAACATCATCACCGGTGCTGTTGTTCCTTCTTCTAACGCGATTGGTCTGCACTTCTACCCAATTTGGGAAGCAGCTTCTCTCGATGAGTGGCTCTATAATGGCGGCCCCTACCAGTTAGTGATTTTCCACTTCCTGCTTGGCGTGTTCTGCTACATGGGTCGCGAATGGGAATTATCTTACCGCTTAGGTATGCGTCCTTGGATCTGCGTAGCTTACTCTGCACCAGTAGCAGCAGCAACAGCAGTATTCTTGATCTACCCTATCGGTCAAGGTTCTTTCTCCGATGGTATGCCTTTGGGTATCAGCGGAACTTTCAACTTCATGATCGTGTTCCAAGCTGAGCACAATATCTTGATGCACCCCTTCCATATGTTAGGTGTGGCTGGTGTGTTTGGTGGTTCTCTGTTCTCTGCAATGCACGGTTCGTTGGTGACTTCTTCTTTGTTGCGTGAAACCACTGAGGCTGAATCTCAAAACTACGGTTACAAGTTCGGTCAAGAAGAAGAAACTTACAATATCGTTGCAGCTCACGGCTACTTCGGTCGTTTGATTTTCCAATACGCTTCATTTAACAATAGCCGTTCTCTGCACTTCTTCTTGGGTGCATGGCCAGTTGTGGGTATCTGGTTTACCGCTTTGGGTATTTCCACGATGGCTTTCAACTTGAATGGTTTTAACTTCAACCAATCGATTATCGACTCACAAGGTCGTGTGGTCAATACTTGGGCTGATGTGATTAACCGCGCTAATTTGGGTATGGAAGTAATGCACGAGCGTAATGCTCACAACTTCCCTCTCGATTTGGCGGCTGGTGAGTCTACTCCAGTTGCTTTGGTTGCTCCTGCTATCAATGGCTAG
- a CDS encoding histidine triad nucleotide-binding protein produces MTTHDTLFTKIIRREIPAEIVYEDDLTLAFKDINPQAPVHILVIPKKPIPKLADAESQDHALMGHLLLTVKRVAEAAGLSNGYRVVINTGADGGQTVDHLHLHILGGRQMAWPPG; encoded by the coding sequence ATGACAACTCACGATACCCTTTTCACCAAGATTATCCGCCGAGAAATTCCCGCAGAAATAGTTTATGAGGATGACTTGACCCTTGCTTTCAAAGATATCAATCCTCAAGCACCCGTCCATATCCTTGTCATTCCTAAAAAGCCTATTCCCAAACTAGCCGATGCTGAATCCCAAGACCACGCACTCATGGGTCACTTATTGCTGACTGTCAAGCGGGTTGCTGAAGCGGCGGGACTCAGTAATGGCTACCGCGTTGTCATTAATACTGGTGCTGACGGCGGCCAGACTGTAGACCACCTGCATCTTCATATTCTGGGGGGCCGTCAGATGGCATGGCCTCCGGGTTGA